A genome region from Pseudomonas sp. N3-W includes the following:
- a CDS encoding penicillin acylase family protein — MASPALTHFLPRFGVAAAVAGVLSLTGCQTWNTQDTLPPTSGVQPLKGLAQNVSVRRNALGMPLIESNSFHDALFTLGYVHASDRITQMVTMRLLAEGRLAEMSGPDLLDADRYMRAVNLKKSAGELYKASSPRIKRFFEVYARGVNAYLFRYRDKLPADLAATGYKPEYWTPEDSALIFCLLNFSQSANLPEEISSLVLAQTVSTDKLAWLTPSAPDEKLPVGETEKLQGIKLNGAIPGLAQLTKATGQLSELNLLGATSSDNWAIAPQRSRSGKSLLASDSHGPLGVPSLWTYVQIRAPKYQAAGVSIAGLPMVLGGFNGKVAWSMTTVMGDNQDLFLEKIKRQGNSLTYEANGKWLPVAVRNETFFAKGQRPIREAVFETRHGPLLNSAQGLTIANGFGLALQTPSFTDDKTLDAFFDLTRAQTVEKASDASREIRAIALNLVFADANSIGWQVTGRYPNRREGEGLLPSPGWDGRYDWDGYADPMLHPYDQDPAQGWLGTANQRVIPHGYGMQLSNSWAAPERGERMAELAGAGKHDSRSLIAMQYDQTTTFAAKLKKMFAAPGMSQPLKQAIEALPVADRAKAQEALTRLMAFDGKLSATSADAAIYELFLQESMKQIFLDELGPENSPAWKAFVANGTLSYSAQADHLLGREDSPFWDDIRTPQKEDKPTILARSLAAAITAGDSQLGGDHKAWQWGKLHSYVWKNANGKAVRGPVMAGGDHTTLNTAAFAWGQDFNTTLVPSMRFIVDFGQAEPLMGQNGTGQSGNPASPNYLDSIDPWLKAQYMSLPMQPQNLDKAYGKTRLTLTPGK, encoded by the coding sequence ATGGCCTCGCCAGCCCTCACACATTTTCTTCCCCGGTTCGGCGTTGCCGCAGCAGTGGCCGGTGTTTTGAGCCTGACCGGTTGTCAGACCTGGAACACCCAGGACACCCTCCCGCCCACCTCTGGCGTGCAGCCGCTCAAGGGTCTGGCGCAGAACGTTTCGGTACGACGCAATGCCCTGGGCATGCCGTTGATCGAAAGCAACAGCTTCCATGACGCGCTGTTTACCCTCGGCTACGTCCACGCCAGCGACCGCATCACCCAGATGGTGACCATGCGCCTGCTGGCCGAAGGGCGTCTGGCCGAAATGTCGGGCCCGGACCTGCTGGATGCCGACCGCTACATGCGCGCCGTCAACCTGAAGAAAAGCGCCGGCGAGCTGTACAAGGCCTCTTCGCCACGTATCAAACGCTTCTTCGAAGTCTATGCCCGGGGCGTCAACGCCTACCTGTTCCGCTACCGCGACAAGCTGCCTGCAGATCTCGCGGCCACCGGCTACAAGCCTGAATACTGGACACCGGAAGACTCGGCGCTGATTTTCTGCCTGTTGAATTTCAGCCAGTCGGCCAACCTGCCGGAAGAAATCTCCTCGCTGGTGCTGGCTCAAACCGTCAGCACCGACAAACTGGCATGGCTGACGCCGTCCGCTCCCGACGAAAAACTGCCGGTGGGCGAAACGGAAAAACTCCAGGGCATCAAGCTCAACGGAGCGATTCCCGGTTTGGCGCAACTGACCAAAGCCACCGGCCAACTGTCGGAGCTGAATCTGCTGGGCGCCACTTCATCGGACAACTGGGCGATTGCCCCGCAACGCAGTCGCAGCGGCAAAAGCCTGCTGGCCAGCGACAGTCATGGCCCGCTGGGTGTGCCGTCGCTGTGGACTTACGTGCAGATTCGCGCGCCGAAATACCAGGCTGCCGGCGTGTCGATTGCCGGGTTACCGATGGTACTCGGTGGTTTCAACGGCAAAGTGGCGTGGAGCATGACCACGGTCATGGGCGATAACCAGGACCTGTTCCTGGAAAAAATCAAACGCCAGGGCAACAGCCTGACTTACGAGGCCAATGGCAAATGGCTGCCAGTGGCGGTGCGCAACGAAACCTTTTTCGCCAAAGGCCAGCGACCGATTCGTGAGGCGGTGTTCGAGACCCGTCACGGTCCACTGCTCAATAGCGCCCAAGGCCTGACAATCGCCAATGGTTTCGGCCTGGCCTTGCAGACGCCGAGCTTCACCGACGACAAGACCCTGGACGCATTCTTCGACCTGACTCGCGCGCAGACCGTCGAGAAAGCCTCGGACGCAAGCCGTGAAATCCGCGCCATCGCCCTCAATCTGGTGTTTGCCGACGCCAACAGCATTGGCTGGCAAGTCACCGGCCGTTACCCGAACCGCCGCGAAGGCGAAGGCCTGCTGCCATCGCCGGGTTGGGACGGGCGCTACGATTGGGACGGGTATGCCGACCCGATGCTGCATCCTTACGACCAGGACCCGGCACAAGGCTGGCTCGGCACCGCCAACCAGCGGGTTATCCCCCACGGTTACGGCATGCAGCTGTCCAACTCCTGGGCGGCGCCGGAGCGCGGTGAGCGCATGGCCGAACTGGCGGGCGCGGGTAAACATGACAGCCGCAGCCTGATCGCCATGCAATACGACCAGACCACCACCTTCGCCGCCAAACTGAAGAAGATGTTTGCAGCGCCGGGCATGTCTCAGCCGCTAAAACAGGCAATCGAAGCCTTGCCAGTGGCTGACCGTGCCAAGGCGCAAGAGGCCCTTACCCGGCTGATGGCCTTCGACGGCAAGCTCAGCGCGACGTCGGCCGACGCGGCGATTTACGAGCTGTTCCTGCAAGAAAGCATGAAGCAGATCTTCCTCGACGAACTTGGCCCGGAAAACAGCCCGGCGTGGAAAGCCTTTGTCGCCAACGGCACGTTGTCCTACTCGGCCCAGGCCGATCACTTGCTGGGGCGCGAGGACAGCCCGTTCTGGGATGACATTCGCACGCCACAGAAAGAAGACAAGCCGACGATCCTCGCCCGCAGCCTGGCCGCCGCCATTACCGCCGGCGACAGTCAGTTGGGTGGCGATCACAAAGCCTGGCAGTGGGGCAAACTGCACAGTTATGTGTGGAAAAACGCCAACGGCAAGGCCGTGCGTGGCCCGGTCATGGCGGGTGGCGACCACACGACGCTGAACACCGCGGCCTTCGCCTGGGGCCAGGACTTCAACACCACGCTGGTGCCATCGATGCGTTTTATTGTCGATTTCGGCCAGGCTGAACCGTTGATGGGCCAGAACGGCACGGGCCAGTCGGGCAACCCGGCGAGCCCGAATTATCTGGACAGCATCGATCCATGGCTCAAGGCGCAATACATGAGCCTGCCAATGCAGCCGCAAAACCTCGACAAGGCGTATGGCAAGACACGCTTGACCCTGACACCGGGTAAATAA
- a CDS encoding ATP-dependent DNA ligase, producing MKDFAALYADLDATTSSNAKLAAMQHYFAQAAPQDAAWAVYFLCGGRPRQLVPVRVLRELAVQVSGLSAWLFEESYQAVGDLAETISLVLPQSPHTSTEGLALWIEEKLLPLRGATPEVLGERLPALWAQLDRSSVMLCIKLITGSFRVGVSKLLVTRALAAMAGLDSKRVAQRLVGYTDLSNRPGADSYLKLIAAPCADEHAQRGGQPYPFFLAHALAQPVEQFEALLGPASQWQVEWKWDGIRAQVVKRDGRLWVWSRGEELVSERFPELDSLVHGLPDGTVIDGEIVAWKADRPATEEAFDPQSSAPPAVQPFGLLQQRIGRKTLDRKILDEVPVVLLAYDLLEWQGEDWRNRPQSERRTQLEQVVAACSNPALLLSPVLVGEGWLDLARQREASRQLRVEGMMLKARDALYGVGRTKDMGVWWKWKVDPFSVDAVLIYAQRGHGRRASLYSDYTFAVWDGPAHASERTLVPFAKAYSGLSDEEIRQVDSIVRKTTVEKFGPVSSVKPSLVFELGFEGIALSRRHKSGIAVRFPRMLRWRQDKTIEEADNLGTLQDLLG from the coding sequence ATGAAAGACTTCGCCGCGTTATACGCCGACCTCGATGCAACCACTTCCAGCAACGCCAAACTGGCAGCGATGCAACACTACTTTGCCCAGGCCGCGCCGCAAGACGCCGCTTGGGCGGTGTATTTCCTTTGCGGCGGACGGCCTCGGCAACTGGTGCCGGTGCGCGTCCTGCGGGAACTGGCGGTGCAGGTTTCAGGGCTCTCTGCCTGGTTGTTCGAAGAAAGCTATCAAGCGGTCGGTGACCTGGCGGAAACCATTTCGCTGGTACTCCCGCAATCGCCCCACACGTCTACCGAAGGGCTGGCTCTGTGGATCGAGGAAAAACTGCTGCCGCTGCGAGGCGCAACGCCGGAGGTTCTCGGCGAGCGCCTACCGGCGCTCTGGGCGCAACTGGATCGCAGCAGCGTCATGCTGTGCATAAAACTGATCACCGGCAGCTTCCGGGTCGGCGTGTCCAAATTGCTGGTGACCCGAGCCCTCGCCGCCATGGCCGGGCTCGACAGCAAACGCGTGGCCCAGCGGCTGGTGGGCTACACCGACCTGTCCAACCGCCCCGGTGCCGACAGCTACCTGAAACTCATCGCCGCGCCCTGCGCCGATGAGCACGCACAACGGGGCGGCCAGCCGTACCCGTTTTTCCTCGCCCATGCCCTGGCGCAACCGGTCGAGCAGTTCGAAGCCTTGCTCGGCCCGGCCAGCCAATGGCAAGTGGAATGGAAGTGGGACGGCATCCGCGCCCAAGTGGTCAAGCGCGATGGACGATTATGGGTCTGGTCGCGGGGAGAAGAACTGGTCAGCGAGCGCTTTCCAGAGCTGGACAGCCTGGTCCATGGCTTGCCCGACGGCACAGTGATCGACGGCGAAATCGTCGCCTGGAAAGCCGATCGGCCGGCCACCGAGGAGGCCTTCGATCCGCAGTCGTCAGCGCCACCGGCGGTGCAACCGTTCGGTTTGCTGCAACAACGCATCGGGCGCAAGACGCTGGACCGCAAGATCCTCGATGAAGTGCCGGTGGTGCTGCTCGCCTACGACTTGCTGGAATGGCAGGGCGAAGACTGGCGCAACCGACCTCAGAGCGAAAGACGCACGCAATTGGAGCAAGTCGTCGCGGCCTGCAGCAACCCGGCGCTGTTGCTGTCACCGGTTCTGGTCGGTGAGGGCTGGCTCGACCTCGCCAGGCAGCGGGAAGCGTCTCGGCAACTGAGGGTTGAAGGCATGATGCTCAAGGCCCGGGATGCGCTGTACGGCGTCGGCCGTACCAAGGACATGGGCGTGTGGTGGAAATGGAAAGTCGACCCGTTCAGCGTCGACGCCGTGCTGATTTACGCGCAACGTGGCCATGGCCGCCGCGCCAGCCTGTACAGCGACTACACCTTCGCCGTATGGGACGGCCCGGCCCACGCCAGCGAACGGACGCTGGTGCCGTTCGCCAAGGCGTATTCGGGCCTCAGTGACGAGGAAATCCGTCAGGTCGACAGCATCGTGCGCAAAACCACGGTGGAGAAGTTCGGCCCGGTGAGCAGCGTGAAACCGAGTCTGGTGTTTGAGCTGGGATTTGAAGGGATTGCCCTGTCCAGACGGCACAAGAGCGGGATTGCCGTGCGGTTTCCCAGGATGTTGCGCTGGCGGCAGGACAAGACTATCGAGGAGGCGGACAACCTGGGGACACTCCAGGACCTGCTCGGGTAA
- a CDS encoding ligase-associated DNA damage response exonuclease, with the protein MDLVIARPEGLYCPAGDFYIDPWRPVERSVITHAHGDHARGGNQHYLAASAGEGILRSRLGQDINLQTLPYGEPLRHHGVTLSFHPAGHVLGSAQVRLEYGGEVWVASGDYKIEPDGTCAPFEPVRCNTFITESTFGLPIYRWQPQAQVFAEINQWWQANIAAGKASVLFCYSFGKAQRILHGIDASIGPILVHGAVEPLNRVYREAGIDLPPTIYAGDVPKNDPMMRQALVLAPPSAGGSSWMRRFGDYSDGFASGWMRLRGTRRRRGVDRGFVLSDHADWPGLLWAIEQTGAERVMVTHGSIAVLVRHLREQGLDAQGFNTEYGDDEEDHAHGEQQNAEVPA; encoded by the coding sequence ATGGATCTTGTTATCGCCCGTCCCGAAGGCTTGTACTGTCCCGCCGGAGATTTCTATATCGATCCGTGGCGGCCGGTCGAACGCTCGGTGATCACCCACGCCCACGGCGATCATGCCCGTGGCGGCAATCAACACTATCTGGCGGCCAGCGCCGGCGAAGGGATTTTGCGCTCGCGCCTGGGCCAGGACATCAATCTGCAAACCCTGCCCTATGGCGAACCGCTGCGTCATCATGGCGTGACCCTGAGTTTCCATCCCGCCGGCCATGTCCTCGGTTCGGCTCAGGTGCGTCTGGAATACGGCGGCGAAGTCTGGGTCGCCTCGGGGGATTACAAGATCGAGCCAGATGGCACCTGTGCACCGTTCGAACCGGTGCGTTGCAACACGTTCATCACCGAGTCGACCTTCGGCCTGCCCATCTACCGCTGGCAGCCCCAGGCGCAGGTATTTGCCGAGATCAACCAGTGGTGGCAAGCCAATATCGCTGCCGGTAAAGCCAGTGTGTTGTTCTGTTACTCCTTCGGCAAAGCCCAGCGGATCCTGCACGGCATCGACGCCAGCATCGGCCCTATTCTGGTGCATGGCGCGGTCGAACCGTTGAACCGGGTTTATCGCGAAGCCGGGATTGACCTGCCGCCGACGATTTACGCGGGCGATGTTCCAAAAAACGACCCGATGATGCGCCAGGCATTGGTGCTCGCCCCGCCCTCGGCGGGCGGCAGCAGCTGGATGCGCCGCTTCGGCGACTACAGCGACGGCTTTGCCAGCGGCTGGATGCGTTTGCGCGGCACCCGGCGTCGGCGTGGCGTGGATCGGGGCTTCGTGCTGTCGGATCATGCCGACTGGCCCGGCCTGCTCTGGGCCATTGAGCAGACCGGGGCCGAGCGGGTCATGGTCACTCACGGCTCCATCGCCGTGCTGGTCCGGCATCTGCGCGAACAGGGTCTCGACGCTCAGGGCTTCAACACCGAGTACGGCGACGACGAAGAGGATCACGCCCATGGCGAACAACAGAACGCCGAGGTGCCGGCATGA